Proteins co-encoded in one Schaalia radingae genomic window:
- the putP gene encoding sodium/proline symporter PutP translates to MSEMTYQAIAMIVYFVAMIMLGLLAYNRTSNLDDYILGGRSLSPGVAALSAGASDMSGWLLMGLPGAIYATGLINGWIAVGLTIGAWLNWKYTAPRLRSYSQVSSNSITVPSFVSSRLKDPHNVIRIVAGLVIMVFFTFYVSSGMVAGGSFFESSFGMDYRLGMTLVAGIVVLYTLVGGFLAVSWTDVVQGLMMVGALILVPTVAIIHVGGFSPMVQTIKRVDPTILHPSGGTLSATAAIGIISALAWGLGYFGQPHIIVRFMALRSAAQAKAARRIGIGWMALAVIGAGMTALAGVAYYQHDESQLPNPESVFITLGQLMFHPLIAGFMLAAILAAIMSTISSQLLVTSSAIVEDIYKALSKRDLSETNGVLLGRLAVAAVSVLAAVLAWSPSDTILGLVAFAWAGFGASFGPIVILCLYWRKLTWQGACAGIIVGAVTVAVWGNLSGGIFDLYEIVPGFVFNLLVSVAVSMATYRRNDEIDAEFDAALDGLTA, encoded by the coding sequence ATGAGTGAAATGACGTATCAGGCTATCGCGATGATTGTGTATTTCGTCGCCATGATTATGCTCGGCCTGCTGGCCTACAACCGGACGAGCAATCTTGACGACTACATACTGGGTGGCAGGTCGCTGTCCCCAGGTGTGGCAGCGTTGTCGGCCGGCGCATCCGACATGTCGGGCTGGCTGCTGATGGGTTTGCCCGGCGCAATCTACGCGACAGGTCTGATCAACGGCTGGATCGCGGTTGGCCTGACTATCGGCGCATGGCTGAACTGGAAGTACACAGCTCCTCGGCTCAGGTCATACAGTCAGGTTTCCTCCAACTCGATCACTGTGCCGTCGTTCGTGTCCTCGCGCCTCAAAGACCCTCACAACGTGATCCGCATCGTCGCCGGCCTGGTCATCATGGTGTTCTTCACCTTCTACGTGTCATCAGGCATGGTAGCCGGCGGCTCGTTTTTTGAATCATCCTTCGGTATGGATTACCGCCTGGGCATGACACTGGTGGCCGGGATCGTCGTGCTCTACACCCTGGTGGGCGGCTTCCTTGCAGTATCGTGGACGGACGTTGTTCAGGGCCTCATGATGGTGGGTGCGCTCATTCTGGTGCCGACCGTGGCGATTATTCACGTCGGCGGCTTCAGTCCGATGGTGCAGACCATCAAGCGCGTGGATCCCACCATTTTGCATCCATCGGGCGGGACGCTGAGCGCGACGGCCGCGATAGGCATTATCTCCGCACTGGCATGGGGGTTGGGCTACTTCGGTCAACCCCACATCATCGTGCGTTTCATGGCGCTGCGCTCAGCCGCGCAAGCAAAGGCTGCGCGTCGCATCGGCATCGGCTGGATGGCTCTGGCAGTCATCGGCGCAGGTATGACTGCTCTGGCAGGCGTCGCCTACTACCAGCACGACGAATCACAGCTGCCGAATCCCGAATCCGTCTTCATCACGCTGGGACAGCTGATGTTCCACCCCCTGATCGCCGGGTTCATGCTGGCCGCCATTCTGGCGGCAATCATGTCAACGATTTCATCGCAGCTGCTGGTCACATCCTCGGCAATCGTGGAGGATATCTACAAAGCATTGTCCAAACGAGACCTGTCGGAAACCAACGGCGTACTACTGGGACGCCTGGCCGTGGCCGCCGTGTCCGTACTGGCAGCGGTGCTGGCGTGGAGTCCCTCGGACACGATCCTCGGCCTGGTGGCCTTCGCGTGGGCAGGTTTCGGTGCATCATTCGGACCGATCGTGATTCTGTGCCTGTACTGGCGCAAACTCACCTGGCAAGGCGCATGCGCCGGCATCATCGTCGGAGCCGTGACCGTGGCCGTGTGGGGCAACCTGTCAGGCGGCATCTTCGACCTGTACGAAATCGTCCCCGGATTCGTGTTCAACCTTCTGGTCAGCGTCGCAGTGTCGATGGCAACCTATCGGCGCAACGATGAGATCGACGCCGAGTTTGATGCCGCTCTGGACGGATTGACGGCTTAA
- a CDS encoding GntP family permease has protein sequence MNQILIPMAGAADGVQHTDSVAQLLVAALAGIATIIVLIVWRKMHPFLALTLGSAVLALIAGIPLTDTFTAFTKGVGSTVGGVGVLIAFGAIIGKLLIDSGGADQIVDTVLEKTAPHRLPWAMALVAFVVGIPLFFEVGIVLLIPVVMLVARRAKLPVVAVGIPALAGLSALHGLVPPHPGPLIAIDALNANIGITLGLGLLVAVPTVIISGPLAAKVMVKWVPREATSVLGDASETEKREGHRPSFGVAISVVLMPVILMLLRTVVEMVMMGHEDSIIFKLLTFVGEPIVALLLTVLYAIVVLGRMSGRTTQEVTNIVGSSLAPVASILLIVGAGGGFKETLVESGIAEVIAQWIEQMGMPILIAGWLVAVAVRLATGSATVATITAGGIMAPMAADISPVAAALLVLAIGAGSVFLSHVNDAGFWLVKEYFGMTVGETFKTWSLMETILSVVALLCVIVIAIPLGAF, from the coding sequence ATGAATCAGATTCTCATCCCCATGGCAGGAGCCGCGGACGGTGTGCAACACACGGACAGTGTGGCGCAGCTGCTGGTAGCGGCACTGGCCGGTATCGCCACGATCATCGTGCTGATCGTCTGGCGCAAAATGCACCCATTCCTCGCGCTGACACTCGGATCCGCTGTCCTCGCATTGATTGCAGGCATCCCGCTGACCGACACGTTCACCGCATTTACCAAGGGCGTCGGATCCACCGTCGGTGGCGTGGGCGTCCTGATCGCATTCGGCGCCATCATCGGCAAGCTCCTGATCGACTCAGGCGGCGCTGACCAGATCGTTGACACTGTCCTTGAAAAGACAGCTCCGCACCGCTTGCCGTGGGCTATGGCACTGGTCGCCTTCGTCGTCGGTATCCCGCTGTTCTTTGAAGTCGGCATCGTGCTGCTGATCCCAGTGGTCATGCTCGTTGCGCGCCGCGCCAAACTGCCGGTCGTAGCGGTCGGGATTCCTGCACTGGCTGGCTTGTCGGCACTGCACGGACTCGTGCCTCCGCACCCCGGGCCACTCATCGCGATTGACGCACTGAATGCGAATATCGGCATCACACTCGGCCTGGGCCTCCTCGTCGCTGTGCCCACAGTCATCATTTCCGGCCCGCTGGCGGCGAAGGTGATGGTCAAGTGGGTGCCGCGCGAAGCCACCAGTGTCCTGGGCGATGCCTCTGAAACCGAAAAGCGCGAAGGGCACCGCCCATCATTCGGTGTGGCAATCTCCGTAGTTTTGATGCCCGTGATCTTGATGCTGCTGCGCACCGTGGTCGAAATGGTGATGATGGGGCACGAGGACTCCATCATCTTCAAACTGCTGACATTCGTCGGTGAACCGATCGTGGCGCTGCTGCTGACCGTGCTGTATGCGATTGTCGTTCTGGGGCGCATGAGCGGCCGCACCACACAGGAAGTCACCAACATCGTGGGCTCCTCGCTGGCCCCGGTCGCATCCATCCTCCTCATTGTCGGTGCCGGCGGCGGTTTCAAGGAAACGCTGGTCGAATCCGGTATTGCCGAGGTCATCGCCCAGTGGATTGAGCAGATGGGAATGCCGATCCTGATCGCCGGCTGGCTGGTGGCAGTCGCCGTGCGTCTGGCTACGGGTTCGGCCACAGTTGCCACGATCACCGCTGGCGGCATCATGGCACCTATGGCAGCCGACATTTCACCCGTTGCCGCTGCACTGCTGGTGCTCGCCATCGGCGCCGGATCCGTGTTCCTCTCACACGTCAACGACGCTGGGTTCTGGCTGGTCAAGGAATACTTCGGCATGACGGTGGGTGAGACGTTCAAAACGTGGTCGCTGATGGAAACGATCCTGTCGGTGGTCGCGCTGCTGTGCGTCATCGTTATCGCCATCCCACTGGGAGCCTTCTAG
- a CDS encoding gluconokinase, translating into MSNEAVHLVFMGVAGCGKTTAAQQMADFLKWPAAEADDFHPQANIDKMSAGTPLTDEDRWPWLRSIRDWMSDHARNGQSTIVTCSALKRSYRDLLRESQGRVFFVHLTVPEDVIRERMATRDHFMKPNMLPSQFATLEDLESDEDGVVISALGDIDETFNATVNALREQGLID; encoded by the coding sequence ATGAGTAACGAGGCAGTGCACCTGGTGTTCATGGGAGTTGCCGGATGCGGAAAGACCACTGCAGCTCAGCAGATGGCCGACTTCCTGAAATGGCCAGCAGCCGAGGCGGATGATTTCCACCCCCAGGCGAATATCGACAAGATGAGTGCGGGCACACCGCTCACCGATGAGGACCGTTGGCCGTGGCTGCGTTCGATACGCGACTGGATGAGCGATCACGCCAGAAATGGCCAATCAACGATCGTCACCTGCTCCGCGTTGAAACGCAGCTATCGTGACCTGCTGCGCGAATCGCAAGGACGCGTTTTTTTCGTGCATCTGACCGTGCCGGAAGATGTCATCCGAGAGCGCATGGCGACCCGTGACCACTTCATGAAGCCCAATATGCTGCCTTCACAGTTTGCCACGCTCGAAGACCTCGAAAGTGACGAGGACGGCGTAGTGATCTCAGCGCTGGGAGATATCGACGAGACTTTCAATGCCACAGTGAATGCCCTGCGTGAGCAGGGTCTGATTGATTAA
- the purB gene encoding adenylosuccinate lyase, which produces MSDTWSTLFNPESGYTDLAMDTPLSPLDGRYRAAVAPLANTLSEAALNRARVHVEVEWLIYLMDHEVLPGAPTLTDAERAYLRRLAVDFGPEDIHRLARIEAETRHDVKAVEYLIKEHLDQAPDELGDSTCLPDLHEVVHIFCTSEDINNLAYALTVAAAVTHTWLPAARQLIESLRAIARDGADAPMLAHTHGQPATPVTMGKEMAVFIHRLNRQIDRIEKAEYLGKINGATGTWAAHMVAVPGADWPALAQGFVEFLGLTWNPLTTQIESHDWQAELYSDVARFNRIAHNLATDCWSYISMGYFHQNLAAQGSTGSSTMPHKVNPIRFENAEANLEISCALFDTLAATLVTSRMQRDLTDSTTQRNIGVAFGHSLLALDNLVRGLAGLDINRERMAADLDQNWAVLGEAVQQAMRAASIAGATGMANPYERLKELTRGHTVGADEMRTFIAGLGLPGEVEHRLLDLTPATYIGQSEKMAGWE; this is translated from the coding sequence ATGAGCGATACGTGGTCAACTCTTTTCAATCCGGAATCCGGCTATACCGACCTTGCGATGGACACACCCCTGTCCCCTCTGGATGGGCGCTACCGCGCAGCCGTCGCCCCTCTGGCAAACACGCTGTCTGAGGCAGCGTTGAACCGTGCGCGCGTCCATGTGGAAGTTGAATGGCTCATCTACCTGATGGACCACGAGGTTCTGCCCGGCGCTCCCACACTGACCGATGCGGAACGCGCCTATCTGCGCCGCCTGGCCGTCGATTTTGGACCGGAAGACATTCATCGTCTCGCCCGCATCGAAGCTGAAACGCGCCACGATGTCAAAGCGGTCGAATACCTGATCAAAGAGCACTTGGATCAGGCGCCAGACGAGCTGGGAGATTCCACCTGCCTGCCGGACCTGCACGAAGTGGTCCACATTTTCTGCACCTCCGAAGACATCAACAACCTCGCGTACGCGCTGACTGTCGCCGCGGCTGTCACACACACGTGGCTACCGGCAGCCCGCCAGCTCATTGAGTCACTGCGTGCCATTGCGCGCGACGGTGCCGACGCGCCGATGCTGGCACACACCCACGGTCAGCCCGCCACTCCCGTGACAATGGGCAAGGAAATGGCGGTCTTCATTCACCGCCTGAACCGTCAGATCGACCGCATTGAGAAAGCCGAATACCTCGGGAAGATCAATGGTGCGACCGGCACGTGGGCGGCACACATGGTGGCCGTTCCCGGTGCCGACTGGCCGGCGCTCGCTCAGGGATTCGTCGAGTTCCTCGGCTTGACATGGAACCCGCTGACCACGCAGATCGAATCACACGACTGGCAGGCCGAGCTGTACTCGGACGTCGCCCGTTTCAACCGCATCGCGCACAACCTGGCGACGGATTGCTGGTCGTACATTTCGATGGGCTACTTCCACCAGAACCTTGCTGCCCAGGGGTCTACCGGCTCGTCCACCATGCCCCACAAGGTCAACCCGATCCGATTTGAAAACGCCGAAGCGAACCTGGAAATTTCGTGCGCGCTCTTCGACACGTTGGCGGCCACACTGGTGACATCGCGCATGCAGCGCGACCTGACGGATTCAACCACGCAGCGCAATATCGGTGTCGCTTTCGGACATTCGCTGCTGGCACTGGATAATCTGGTGCGCGGCCTGGCCGGACTGGACATCAACCGTGAGCGCATGGCTGCTGACCTGGATCAGAACTGGGCTGTGCTGGGTGAAGCCGTCCAGCAGGCGATGCGCGCTGCTTCCATTGCGGGCGCAACCGGCATGGCCAACCCGTATGAGCGCCTCAAGGAGCTCACCCGCGGGCACACAGTCGGCGCCGACGAAATGCGCACATTCATCGCCGGCCTGGGATTGCCGGGTGAGGTCGAACATCGCCTCCTGGACCTGACCCCCGCCACCTACATTGGCCAGTCCGAAAAGATGGCGGGCTGGGAGTAG
- a CDS encoding transaldolase family protein, which translates to MLILIDHANIDLIRETLDYLPIDGVTTNPTILANEGGDPLEVLRKIHSVLPEGSQLHVQVVSHDRESMVAEGRALRAEFGKHLHVKIPVTHEGFAAINMLASEGIPVTATGVHSTLQGFMAAQAGARYVAPYVNRMDNFGINGVRVATEIHQILRTHHLHADVLAASFKNSDQVLRLVEAGIGAITAAPSVLAALVANPITDVAIAAQDADFARQVGGEETFSDLIALAHQRDQQSLKVAQPEL; encoded by the coding sequence ATGCTCATTCTGATCGATCACGCCAATATTGACCTCATTCGTGAGACTCTCGATTACCTTCCCATCGACGGCGTGACTACGAACCCCACCATTCTGGCGAACGAGGGAGGCGACCCGCTGGAGGTTCTCCGTAAAATCCACTCGGTTTTGCCGGAAGGCTCGCAACTGCACGTGCAGGTCGTGTCCCATGATCGCGAATCCATGGTGGCCGAGGGGCGCGCGCTGCGTGCGGAGTTCGGCAAGCACCTGCATGTCAAGATTCCGGTCACCCATGAAGGCTTCGCCGCGATCAACATGCTGGCCTCGGAGGGTATCCCGGTCACGGCAACGGGCGTCCACTCCACCCTGCAGGGCTTCATGGCCGCTCAGGCCGGTGCGCGCTATGTTGCGCCGTATGTGAACAGGATGGATAACTTCGGTATCAACGGTGTGCGTGTAGCAACCGAAATTCATCAGATCCTGCGCACCCATCACCTGCATGCGGATGTGCTGGCCGCTTCCTTCAAGAACTCCGATCAGGTGCTGCGCCTGGTTGAGGCCGGTATCGGCGCGATCACTGCCGCTCCGTCCGTGCTGGCTGCGTTGGTGGCCAACCCGATCACGGATGTGGCGATCGCCGCTCAGGATGCTGATTTTGCCCGCCAGGTCGGCGGCGAGGAGACCTTCAGTGATCTGATTGCTCTGGCTCACCAGCGTGACCAGCAGTCGCTCAAGGTCGCGCAGCCTGAGCTGTAA
- a CDS encoding metal-sensitive transcriptional regulator, which produces MRGYSASTQQYLTRLRRIEGQVRGVQRMVEEQDYCIDVLTQISAIQSALDSVALGLVHDHLGHCVLDAAKHSHEAGEEKITEAINAIARLVKS; this is translated from the coding sequence ATGCGCGGATACTCAGCATCAACCCAGCAGTACCTCACCCGGCTTCGCCGTATCGAAGGTCAGGTGCGCGGCGTCCAGCGCATGGTCGAGGAGCAGGACTACTGCATTGACGTACTCACGCAGATATCTGCCATTCAAAGCGCCCTTGATTCAGTCGCCCTCGGCCTCGTTCACGACCATCTGGGCCACTGTGTCCTCGACGCCGCCAAGCACTCTCACGAAGCTGGCGAAGAAAAAATCACCGAAGCGATCAACGCGATCGCACGGCTCGTCAAATCCTGA
- a CDS encoding heavy-metal-associated domain-containing protein, whose protein sequence is MALDRTVELYVDGMTCSHCVASVTEELKEVEGVSNVEVILKANKTSLVTVHTQTGVDDDALKDAISEAGYTLTEIKRDF, encoded by the coding sequence ATGGCACTCGATCGAACTGTTGAACTCTATGTCGACGGCATGACCTGTTCCCACTGCGTCGCATCCGTCACCGAAGAACTCAAAGAGGTCGAAGGCGTATCCAACGTGGAGGTCATTCTCAAGGCCAACAAGACCTCACTGGTCACCGTCCACACGCAGACCGGCGTAGATGACGACGCCCTCAAAGATGCCATCAGCGAGGCCGGATACACACTGACTGAAATCAAGCGAGACTTCTAA
- a CDS encoding heavy metal translocating P-type ATPase, giving the protein MHSALDRAQDLRRRLIVTAPPTLVVATVSMFHSLHFPGWQWVVAILSLPVVTWGAWPFHRSAIQGLRHGTTTMDTLVSLGVTASTAWSLWALLWGGESAMLYFEGACVIVLFLLIGRYAEARTKHRAGDALRSLLSMGTTTAHRILPDGTREDVDSADLQVGDMFEVRPGESIATDGRIISGESAIDTSMLTGESVPRDVAPGDDVAGATINTWGALEVEARRVGSDTALAKIGRMVSEAQATKAPIQRLADTISSVFVPVVLAISAATLIGWLIFSGDVQAAATAAVAVLVVACPCALGLATPTALLVGSGRASQLGIVIRSAEILEETRKIDTIVLDKTGTVTTGNLAVEHVESSDPDVTLALAAGIEARSEHPMARSIVRATQSRSLTPVATRRFVNHSGMGVSALIDGGLALVGRPEWFTGLGISIPEDIVRTARSRCATPIVVASVPGWDESPSTIHADESDAESPVRVDMAVGGMTCASCVNRVERKLGKLDGVEAHVNLATESASILLTRDHGDDELVHVVEAAGYQARVRSRTSETAEPSAPSIGRQLDAPLTGAQVHGVIVLRDQVKDSSAEAIGLFRNLDIEPILLTGDNQGAADVVADQVGISHVIADVLPDDKRDVVKRLQDEGRVVAMVGDGVNDAAALAQAGHRGLGMAMGSGTDVAIQVADITLVSSDLRAAATAIDLSRRTLRVIRQNLVWAFGYNVAAIPLAVAGLLNPMIAAGAMALSSVCVVTNSLRLRRIRALGSRQPDADTGHPA; this is encoded by the coding sequence ATGCACAGCGCGCTGGATCGCGCACAAGACCTCAGGCGCCGCCTCATCGTCACCGCGCCGCCCACACTGGTCGTTGCCACCGTTTCGATGTTCCACAGCCTGCATTTTCCGGGCTGGCAATGGGTGGTGGCCATCCTGTCACTACCTGTCGTCACATGGGGCGCGTGGCCCTTCCACCGCTCAGCCATCCAGGGTCTACGCCACGGCACAACAACAATGGACACACTGGTGTCCCTGGGCGTGACCGCTTCAACTGCGTGGAGCCTGTGGGCACTGCTGTGGGGCGGCGAATCCGCGATGCTCTATTTCGAGGGCGCCTGCGTGATCGTCCTGTTCCTGCTGATCGGGCGCTATGCGGAGGCGCGCACCAAGCATCGGGCCGGCGACGCGCTGCGCTCACTGCTCTCAATGGGCACCACCACAGCGCACCGCATTCTGCCTGACGGGACGCGCGAGGACGTCGACAGCGCTGACCTGCAGGTCGGAGACATGTTCGAGGTTCGTCCCGGCGAATCCATCGCAACAGATGGGCGCATCATCTCAGGCGAATCCGCCATTGACACGTCGATGCTGACCGGCGAGTCCGTTCCACGCGATGTTGCTCCCGGTGACGATGTAGCAGGTGCCACGATCAACACGTGGGGCGCTCTGGAAGTGGAAGCCCGCCGAGTTGGATCCGACACCGCGTTGGCCAAGATCGGCCGCATGGTCAGCGAAGCTCAGGCCACGAAGGCACCGATCCAGCGCCTGGCCGACACGATCAGTTCGGTTTTCGTGCCGGTCGTGCTTGCGATTTCCGCGGCAACACTGATCGGCTGGCTCATCTTTTCTGGCGACGTTCAGGCCGCGGCCACCGCCGCCGTTGCCGTGCTCGTGGTGGCCTGCCCGTGTGCGCTGGGACTGGCCACACCCACCGCCCTGCTGGTCGGCTCAGGGCGCGCCTCCCAGCTGGGCATCGTGATCCGCTCAGCTGAAATCCTCGAAGAAACCCGCAAGATCGACACGATTGTGCTGGACAAGACCGGCACGGTCACAACCGGCAACCTGGCCGTCGAACACGTCGAGTCAAGCGATCCCGACGTCACGCTCGCCCTCGCAGCCGGTATCGAGGCACGCTCTGAACACCCGATGGCGCGCTCAATTGTGCGCGCCACACAGTCCCGCTCACTCACGCCCGTTGCGACTCGCCGCTTCGTCAACCATTCCGGCATGGGTGTCTCAGCTCTGATCGACGGCGGTTTGGCTCTGGTGGGCAGGCCCGAGTGGTTCACGGGGCTGGGTATCAGTATTCCCGAGGACATCGTGCGCACTGCCCGATCGCGTTGCGCAACGCCCATCGTGGTGGCCAGCGTTCCAGGGTGGGATGAGTCGCCCTCGACAATCCACGCCGACGAAAGCGACGCTGAGAGCCCGGTCCGTGTTGACATGGCGGTGGGCGGAATGACGTGCGCGTCGTGTGTGAATCGTGTGGAACGCAAGCTGGGCAAACTTGATGGAGTCGAGGCGCACGTCAACCTGGCGACCGAAAGCGCATCGATTCTGCTCACCCGCGACCACGGTGACGATGAGTTGGTGCACGTTGTGGAAGCTGCCGGGTACCAGGCGCGTGTGCGCTCGCGCACCAGTGAGACTGCCGAGCCGTCTGCACCAAGTATTGGCCGCCAGCTGGACGCACCACTGACCGGGGCGCAGGTGCATGGTGTGATCGTATTGCGCGACCAGGTGAAGGACTCGTCAGCTGAGGCAATCGGCCTGTTCCGCAACTTGGATATTGAGCCGATCCTGCTGACCGGCGACAATCAGGGTGCTGCTGACGTGGTAGCCGACCAGGTCGGCATTTCCCACGTGATCGCTGATGTGTTGCCGGATGACAAGCGCGATGTCGTGAAGCGCCTGCAGGATGAGGGACGCGTTGTGGCGATGGTGGGTGATGGCGTCAACGACGCTGCGGCGCTCGCTCAGGCGGGACATCGCGGGCTGGGTATGGCGATGGGATCCGGAACGGATGTGGCGATCCAGGTTGCTGACATCACGTTGGTGTCCTCGGATCTGCGCGCAGCCGCCACCGCAATCGACCTGTCACGGCGGACACTGCGCGTCATCCGGCAGAACCTGGTGTGGGCGTTCGGCTATAACGTGGCTGCCATTCCGCTGGCTGTCGCAGGACTGCTCAACCCGATGATCGCAGCCGGCGCGATGGCGTTGTCATCGGTGTGCGTGGTGACTAATTCTCTTCGTCTGCGTCGGATTCGCGCCCTGGGGTCTCGTCAGCCCGATGCGGATACGGGTCACCCAGCTTAA
- a CDS encoding glycosyltransferase family 2 protein: MNDSGPQRVAAIIWAHDDAHDIASTVRSCRAIPAVDLLIVVDDGSTDETGAHARMAGAVVVRHSVPRGRASAMETGVKVAAMRDRADWPPRLLLFLSSDLGESAVEAAVLVEAVMTGMADCACASEKSSRRLPAARIARRAIRRATGWAPESPMSENRCITREALTAIMPFANGYGLEPAMTIDLLMQGFTMVELPCAFVHLGGDRTLGELNKPQQLIDTLVALTERGPRVLTRSPLRRSESRAFKLGDPYPHRADETPGRESDADEEN; encoded by the coding sequence GTGAACGATTCGGGACCCCAACGCGTTGCCGCGATCATCTGGGCGCACGACGATGCTCATGACATTGCCTCCACAGTCCGATCCTGCCGCGCCATTCCCGCAGTCGATTTGCTCATAGTCGTCGATGACGGCTCCACTGACGAAACAGGCGCGCACGCGCGAATGGCAGGTGCCGTCGTTGTTCGACACTCAGTGCCGCGTGGACGCGCATCCGCGATGGAGACAGGCGTGAAAGTCGCAGCGATGCGTGACCGCGCCGACTGGCCACCACGCCTCCTGCTCTTCCTCTCATCCGACCTGGGCGAATCAGCCGTCGAAGCCGCCGTGCTGGTCGAAGCAGTGATGACCGGGATGGCGGACTGTGCCTGCGCCAGTGAGAAATCCAGTCGCCGCCTGCCCGCCGCACGGATAGCGCGTCGAGCCATCCGGCGCGCAACAGGGTGGGCACCTGAATCGCCCATGTCCGAAAATCGCTGCATCACGCGCGAAGCGCTGACAGCCATCATGCCTTTCGCCAACGGGTACGGGCTGGAACCCGCGATGACGATCGACCTGCTGATGCAAGGGTTCACCATGGTGGAGCTGCCGTGCGCATTCGTCCACTTGGGTGGAGATCGCACCCTCGGTGAACTCAACAAACCACAGCAGCTGATCGATACGCTGGTGGCGCTGACCGAACGCGGGCCACGCGTGCTGACGCGTTCGCCTTTGAGGCGCTCCGAGAGCCGCGCGTTTAAGCTGGGTGACCCGTATCCGCATCGGGCTGACGAGACCCCAGGGCGCGAATCCGACGCAGACGAAGAGAATTAG
- a CDS encoding DUF5926 family protein, which yields MGKASRRKKVQPGRSTYRPPIRFVERPFDGLPCESDLVAMREIIPCARMSARTTDGVEFDIVSLLPDGQGAMVRGDGRIMVGMQTRFHSGDLSHDVGGALQAALDAKDEGIVAFDVRDPAPRLQELLESAEPMELCDDFSFWFDPTEEMSEDIRSTMEQTRNELIPTQEVPGAPGMYWCEMNRNFVRYVTDEDENKLFTALARMQVAGDAHVGEGSRFVGAFRACGLAIPVFELAEGVSSDDVSKPAQNFISKLEDALNATEALTHDERRAKQGLVSRQVTIR from the coding sequence ATGGGTAAAGCAAGCCGTCGTAAAAAAGTACAACCCGGACGCAGCACGTACCGTCCGCCGATCCGCTTCGTGGAACGACCCTTTGACGGGCTTCCATGCGAAAGCGACCTGGTCGCCATGAGGGAAATCATTCCGTGTGCGCGCATGAGTGCCCGCACGACGGACGGCGTCGAATTCGACATAGTCTCACTGCTGCCAGACGGGCAGGGTGCCATGGTGCGCGGTGACGGCCGAATCATGGTGGGCATGCAAACGCGATTCCATTCCGGCGACCTGTCTCACGATGTGGGTGGCGCGTTGCAAGCCGCCCTCGACGCGAAAGACGAAGGTATCGTTGCCTTTGACGTGCGTGACCCCGCACCCAGGTTGCAGGAACTGCTGGAAAGCGCCGAACCGATGGAACTGTGCGACGATTTCTCATTCTGGTTCGACCCGACCGAAGAAATGTCCGAGGACATCCGCTCCACGATGGAGCAGACACGCAACGAACTGATCCCCACGCAGGAAGTCCCGGGAGCGCCCGGCATGTATTGGTGCGAAATGAACCGCAACTTCGTGCGCTACGTGACCGATGAGGACGAAAACAAGCTCTTTACCGCGCTGGCACGTATGCAGGTGGCCGGAGATGCCCACGTGGGGGAGGGTTCCCGCTTTGTCGGAGCCTTCCGCGCCTGCGGGCTGGCCATCCCCGTGTTCGAACTGGCAGAAGGAGTCAGCTCTGATGACGTGTCCAAGCCTGCGCAGAACTTCATCAGCAAGCTTGAGGACGCGCTCAATGCGACCGAAGCTCTGACACATGACGAGCGTCGAGCCAAACAGGGGCTTGTTTCTCGACAAGTCACCATCCGGTAG